A DNA window from Schistocerca americana isolate TAMUIC-IGC-003095 chromosome 4, iqSchAmer2.1, whole genome shotgun sequence contains the following coding sequences:
- the LOC124612245 gene encoding uncharacterized protein LOC124612245 produces the protein MSIAELRERLQLLREELEEELQLRQRRAREQRHDHDALLQHTQRFVQQRRSELRSAPKPQKQELKVPDTEELEALRKKLAEKRELRKKMEAAEKLSSTTSSSAHSAEEQSCSQIEERSYSQIQLEVNSTHA, from the exons ATGTCCATCGCGGAG CTGCGTGAGCGGCTGCAGCTGCTGCGTGAAGAACTGGAGGAGGAGCTGCAGCTGCGGCAGCGGCGGGCGAGAGAGCAGCGCCACGACCACGACGCCCTGCTGCAGCACACGCAGCGCTTCGTGCAGCAGCGCCGCTCCGAGTTGAG ATCCGCACCGAAACCACAGAAGCAGGAGCTGAAAGTTCCAGACACAGAAGAACTAGAAGCACTGAGGAAGAAACTAGCAGAGAAACGTGAGCTGCGAAAGAAAATGGAAGCTGCAGAGAAACTTAGCAGTACCACCTCGTCCTCGGCACACAGTGCCGAAGAACAGAGTTGTTCTCAAATTGAAGAACGGAGTTATTCTCAAATTCAGCTGGAAGTAAATAGTACTCATGCCTGA